From the Solanum pennellii chromosome 4, SPENNV200 genome, one window contains:
- the LOC107016621 gene encoding uncharacterized protein LOC107016621 codes for MKTRRNASRRVEEAAAGGNQAPQAPAAGEQVPVNPAALTDGEVRAALVQMAQAITAQAHAITTQAAREGTPSENPHASTMARRLRDFTRMIPPIYFGSRTKEDLQDFVDEVHKILYVIGVNEEEKAELDAYQLKDVAQVWYNMWGDGRAPGEVPITWDVLKSTLLERFFPREQREAKVEEFINLRQGGMLVKEYSLKFVKISKYDSSLVSSSRDKMSRFVTGVSEDLEENCRESMLHDKMDLARLMVHAQQVEESRRRKRGREGKKPRPWDQAGSSTGRSAFGVQKRPKFKKGND; via the coding sequence ATGAAGACAAGAAGAAACGCAAgcagaagagttgaagaagcaGCTGCTGGAGGAAACCAAGCTCCTCAAGCCCCAGCTGCTGGAGAGCAAGTGCCTGTCAACCCAGCTGCATTGACGGATGGAGAAGTGAGAGCAGCACTGGttcagatggcccaagccatcactgcTCAGGCACATGCTATCACAACCCAGGCCGCTAGAGAGGGTACTCCCAGTgagaacccacatgctagcaccatggctagaAGACTGAGAGATTTTACCAGAATGATTCCTCCAATCTACTTCGGGTCCAGAACCAAAGAGGATCTCCAGGATTTTGTGGATGAGGTTCACAAGATTCTCTATGTTATAGGTGTTAATGAAgaggagaaggctgagttggatgcataccagctcaaggatgtggctcaggtGTGGTACAACATGTGGGGAGATGGTAGAGCACCAGGAGAAGTCCCCATCACTTGGGACGTTCTCAAGAGTACATTGCTGGAGAGGTTCTTTCCCAGGGAACAGAGAGAGGCTAaagttgaggagtttatcaacctacGTCAGGGAGGTATGTTAGTCAAagaatactccttgaagtttgttaagaTTTCCAAATATGATTCTTCGCTAGTGTCCAGTAGTAGGGATAAAATGAGCAGGTTTGTGACTGGTGTATCAGAGGATCTGGAGGAGAATTGTCGGGAATCCATGTTGCATGATAAAATGGACCTTGCTAGGTTGATGGTACACGCACAACAGGTGGAGGAGAGTCGTCGGAGGAAGAGAGGCCGAGAAGGCAAGAAGCCTAGGCCCTGGGATCAGGCTGGTTCTAGCACTGGTAGGAGTGCGTTTGGAGTCCAAAAAAggcccaagttcaagaagggcAATGATTGA